A window of the Ruminococcaceae bacterium KH2T8 genome harbors these coding sequences:
- a CDS encoding Glycosyltransferase involved in cell wall bisynthesis, protein MNTLYIVVPAYNESENIEALIEDWYPVVERYNETGDSRLVIINDGSKDNTYEMLCKAAETRPLLLAQTKPNGGHGSTVLYGYRYAIEHGADYIFQTDSDGQTLPSEFDAFWDMREQYDAIIGDRSDRQDGKGRVFVEHTLLTLLRIMFGVKMPDSNAPFRLMKSELVNKYLKVMPENYNLPNVILTTCFVKFKEKVRFVHVTFRPRQGGVNSINFKKIFKIGVQAIKDFIEIKKNMKAFG, encoded by the coding sequence ATGAATACTTTATATATAGTTGTTCCGGCTTATAACGAGTCGGAGAATATAGAGGCACTTATAGAGGACTGGTACCCGGTCGTTGAAAGGTATAATGAAACGGGTGATTCAAGACTCGTTATCATAAATGACGGCAGTAAGGACAATACCTATGAGATGTTGTGTAAGGCTGCCGAGACCAGGCCTCTTCTGCTCGCTCAGACAAAGCCCAACGGCGGACATGGTTCTACCGTACTCTACGGATACAGGTATGCTATCGAACACGGCGCCGACTATATCTTTCAGACTGATTCAGACGGTCAGACATTACCATCGGAGTTTGATGCGTTCTGGGATATGCGAGAGCAATATGACGCGATCATAGGCGACAGGAGCGACAGACAGGACGGTAAGGGAAGAGTATTTGTAGAGCATACACTCCTAACGCTCCTGAGGATCATGTTTGGCGTTAAGATGCCCGATTCCAACGCTCCTTTTAGGCTCATGAAGAGCGAGCTCGTAAATAAGTATCTGAAGGTTATGCCCGAGAACTATAATCTCCCTAATGTTATCCTCACGACCTGCTTTGTTAAGTTTAAGGAAAAGGTCAGATTCGTTCATGTGACGTTCAGGCCGAGACAGGGAGGCGTTAACTCTATAAACTTCAAGAAGATCTTTAAGATAGGCGTACAGGCCATAAAGGACTTTATAGAGATAAAAAAGAACATGAAAGCTTTCGGTTGA
- a CDS encoding indolepyruvate ferredoxin oxidoreductase alpha subunit gives MKEIMLGNEAVARGAFEAGVKFVSSYPGTPSTEITETIAKYKEIACEWAPNEKVGAEAAIGASIRGARAMTCMKHVGMNVCADPLFTVSYSGVNGGLVFCVADDPGMHSSQNEQDSRNYARAAKVPMLEPADSMECKEFARYAFELSEKYDTPVILRLHTRVSHSRSIVHLGEPAPITVKEYVKDPKKYVMMPANAIGKHVVVEDRTRKIINDCDADLKVGMHQLEIRNKKIGIITSGAAYQYVRDAIPDASVLKLGMVWPLPEKTIKEFAAKVERLVVVEELDPFLETEIKALGVKCEGKELFTLQGEYTTRLVQRALTDRPLPVPAFDVTDLPLAPGRPPVLCAGCPHKGLFMVLHKLGVNVMGDIGCYTLGALPPMQAVDAVICMGASVGMAHGVDKATDGEDSRKTVGVIGDSTFLHSGITNLMNAVYNESSMTLIILDNSITGMTGHQQNPSTGLNIRLEKAPQVSLEMLCESVGVLPEAIRVVDPVDMAETEKVIKEELARESVSVVIARRPCALIHTGKAVRGINVEVDYEKCKKCGACGRIMCPALTFGEDHMPVIDTESCNNCGLCVNVCKFDALKKGGEA, from the coding sequence ATGAAAGAGATTATGCTGGGTAACGAAGCCGTTGCCAGAGGTGCTTTTGAGGCGGGCGTTAAGTTCGTTTCTTCATATCCCGGAACTCCCAGTACGGAGATCACCGAAACTATAGCTAAATACAAAGAGATCGCCTGTGAGTGGGCTCCTAATGAGAAAGTTGGCGCTGAGGCTGCCATAGGAGCTTCTATCAGAGGAGCACGTGCCATGACATGTATGAAGCATGTCGGAATGAATGTATGTGCCGATCCTCTTTTTACCGTATCTTATTCAGGAGTTAACGGCGGACTCGTTTTCTGTGTAGCCGATGACCCCGGAATGCATTCATCCCAGAATGAGCAGGATTCACGTAACTATGCACGTGCTGCGAAAGTTCCCATGCTCGAGCCTGCTGATTCCATGGAGTGTAAGGAATTTGCAAGATATGCTTTCGAGCTTTCCGAGAAGTACGATACTCCCGTTATCTTGAGACTTCACACGCGTGTATCTCATTCTAGAAGTATAGTTCACCTGGGTGAGCCTGCTCCCATCACGGTTAAGGAGTATGTTAAGGATCCCAAGAAGTACGTCATGATGCCTGCTAATGCCATCGGTAAGCATGTAGTAGTAGAGGATCGTACAAGAAAGATCATCAACGACTGTGATGCCGATCTTAAGGTCGGTATGCATCAGCTCGAGATCAGAAACAAGAAGATCGGTATCATCACATCGGGTGCAGCTTATCAGTATGTTCGTGACGCTATCCCCGATGCAAGTGTATTAAAGCTCGGTATGGTATGGCCTCTGCCTGAGAAGACTATCAAGGAGTTTGCTGCAAAGGTTGAAAGACTTGTTGTAGTAGAGGAACTCGATCCCTTCCTTGAGACTGAGATCAAGGCTCTCGGTGTCAAGTGTGAAGGTAAGGAACTCTTTACTCTTCAGGGTGAATATACAACAAGACTTGTTCAGAGAGCTCTTACAGACAGACCTTTGCCTGTACCTGCATTTGATGTAACTGATCTGCCCTTAGCTCCCGGACGTCCTCCGGTCCTTTGTGCAGGTTGTCCTCATAAGGGACTTTTCATGGTCCTTCATAAGCTCGGCGTAAACGTAATGGGTGATATCGGATGCTATACACTCGGCGCTCTTCCTCCTATGCAGGCTGTAGATGCCGTTATCTGTATGGGTGCTTCCGTAGGTATGGCTCACGGTGTTGATAAAGCTACAGACGGAGAAGACTCCAGAAAGACTGTCGGCGTTATCGGTGATTCAACATTCCTTCACTCAGGTATCACGAATCTCATGAACGCAGTATATAACGAGAGCTCGATGACTCTCATCATCCTCGATAACTCCATCACGGGTATGACAGGACATCAGCAGAATCCTTCTACGGGACTTAATATCCGTCTTGAGAAGGCTCCTCAGGTAAGTCTTGAGATGCTCTGTGAGAGTGTTGGTGTGCTTCCTGAAGCTATCCGTGTTGTTGATCCGGTTGATATGGCTGAGACCGAAAAGGTCATCAAGGAAGAGCTCGCACGCGAGAGCGTATCCGTAGTGATCGCCAGAAGACCTTGTGCTCTTATCCATACGGGTAAGGCCGTAAGAGGTATCAATGTAGAAGTTGATTACGAGAAGTGTAAGAAGTGCGGAGCATGCGGCAGGATCATGTGTCCTGCTCTCACATTCGGTGAGGACCATATGCCTGTTATCGATACTGAATCATGTAATAACTGCGGACTTTGTGTCAATGTCTGCAAATTCGATGCTCTTAAGAAAGGAGGAGAAGCATAA
- a CDS encoding glucose-1-phosphate adenylyltransferase, whose translation MAKADVVAMILAGGQGARLGVLTKKIAKPAVPFGSRYRIIDFPLSNCVNSGIETVGVLSQYQPLALNTYVGNGHPWDLDRNNAGAYILPPYQRSGKSDWYKGTANAIYQNKDFLDDCNPKYVVILSGDHIYKMDYSAMLKSHIEKGADATVAVYEVPWEEAPRFGILNTEGDDSIVEFEEKPKQPKSNLASMGVYIFTWSVLREALITDEADPDSNNDFGKNIIPMLLNGGKKLYAYRFAGYWKDVGTISSLWETNMDILDKPEEINLVDRSWKIFSRNPVKPSQFIGSEGSVRNSALTDGCRIYGDVMHSVLSESVVVEKGAVVKDCVLLPGVVVKEGAHLERCIVDFGTIIGKNVKAGPKIEGEGPYTNHKLCSEGISVFERGLKIKDDAVIPANSMIDSDIEVSDEENVIESTFRV comes from the coding sequence ATGGCTAAGGCTGATGTAGTAGCAATGATCCTTGCTGGCGGACAGGGCGCGAGACTAGGTGTTCTTACAAAGAAGATCGCTAAACCCGCTGTTCCTTTCGGAAGCCGTTACAGGATCATCGACTTCCCTTTGTCGAATTGTGTAAATTCCGGTATCGAGACGGTAGGCGTACTTTCGCAGTATCAGCCTCTCGCACTCAATACCTATGTCGGTAACGGTCACCCGTGGGACCTCGACCGTAATAATGCAGGCGCTTATATCCTTCCTCCTTACCAGAGATCAGGTAAGAGTGACTGGTACAAGGGTACCGCTAATGCCATCTATCAGAACAAGGATTTCCTTGATGACTGCAATCCTAAGTATGTTGTTATCCTGTCAGGTGACCATATCTACAAGATGGATTATTCGGCTATGCTCAAGAGCCACATCGAGAAGGGCGCTGATGCAACGGTAGCCGTTTACGAAGTACCGTGGGAAGAAGCTCCCAGATTCGGTATCCTCAATACCGAGGGTGATGATTCGATCGTTGAGTTTGAGGAAAAGCCCAAGCAGCCCAAGAGTAATCTTGCATCGATGGGTGTCTATATCTTCACATGGAGCGTTCTTCGTGAAGCACTTATTACGGATGAAGCAGATCCCGATTCGAATAACGACTTCGGTAAGAATATCATCCCGATGCTCTTGAACGGCGGTAAGAAACTCTACGCATACCGCTTCGCAGGATATTGGAAAGACGTTGGAACGATCTCGTCTCTTTGGGAGACCAATATGGATATCCTCGATAAGCCCGAGGAGATCAACCTGGTAGACCGTTCCTGGAAGATCTTCTCCAGAAACCCCGTAAAGCCTTCGCAGTTCATCGGTTCCGAGGGAAGCGTCAGGAATTCGGCGCTTACCGACGGATGCAGGATCTACGGCGACGTAATGCATTCTGTACTTTCCGAGTCGGTAGTAGTAGAGAAGGGGGCTGTCGTTAAGGACTGCGTACTCCTTCCCGGTGTAGTCGTAAAGGAAGGCGCACATCTCGAAAGATGTATCGTAGATTTCGGTACGATCATAGGAAAGAACGTTAAGGCAGGACCTAAGATCGAAGGTGAAGGTCCTTATACAAATCACAAACTTTGCTCCGAGGGAATAAGCGTATTTGAACGTGGTCTCAAGATCAAGGATGATGCAGTTATCCCGGCCAACAGCATGATCGATTCCGATATCGAAGTTTCGGATGAAGAGAATGTTATCGAGAGCACTTTCAGAGTGTGA
- a CDS encoding glucose-1-phosphate adenylyltransferase has protein sequence MFYNAMGLILADNKKISLGELSGPRALSAMPFAGRYRIIDFMISNMVNSGIKNVGILTYNKYKSLMDHLGTGSAWSLDRKNDGLHILPPYVNSEATNNNGDEELAGVLDFLRTSRATYVIVANSNVVLNTTFDDMIASHEKSGADLTVMYNRDGTKYGSPSYILDVDNDGFVKDMLFNPQKAASNKSSLGIICLRRDMLVDIISKQMSHGIMHFGVHSIVKMFDEIKVHAYEYNGTALRINSVQTYFNASMSLLNESIRSDLFWSGEPIYTKVKDEAPTLYFDNADVKDSIISDGCRIYGNVEDSIIFRSVTVSKNTTIKNCVVMQDVHISENCHLENVILDKNSFVRPGVRLVGHHDYPVVIGKGAGI, from the coding sequence ATGTTCTATAATGCAATGGGTCTGATACTTGCAGACAATAAGAAGATCTCTCTCGGAGAGCTTTCCGGACCTCGAGCTTTGTCCGCTATGCCTTTCGCGGGAAGATACAGGATCATCGACTTCATGATCTCAAATATGGTCAACTCCGGTATAAAGAATGTCGGTATCCTCACATACAACAAATATAAGTCACTGATGGACCACTTGGGAACAGGTTCCGCATGGAGCTTGGACAGAAAGAATGACGGTCTTCATATCCTTCCTCCGTATGTAAATTCAGAGGCTACGAATAATAACGGTGACGAGGAGCTCGCAGGTGTACTCGATTTCCTCAGAACATCGAGAGCTACATACGTTATCGTTGCTAACAGTAACGTCGTGCTTAATACCACTTTCGATGACATGATCGCTTCTCATGAGAAGAGCGGAGCCGATCTTACCGTTATGTACAACAGGGACGGCACGAAGTACGGATCACCGAGCTATATCCTCGATGTCGATAACGACGGATTCGTAAAGGATATGCTCTTCAATCCCCAGAAGGCCGCTTCCAATAAGTCGAGCCTCGGTATCATCTGCCTGAGAAGAGATATGCTCGTTGATATCATTTCAAAGCAGATGTCTCACGGTATCATGCACTTCGGTGTTCACTCCATCGTAAAGATGTTCGATGAGATCAAGGTTCACGCTTACGAATATAACGGAACGGCACTTCGTATCAACAGCGTACAGACATACTTCAATGCTTCGATGTCGCTCCTCAATGAGTCGATCAGATCCGATCTTTTCTGGAGCGGTGAGCCGATCTACACAAAGGTCAAGGACGAAGCGCCCACGCTTTATTTTGATAATGCTGACGTTAAGGATTCGATCATCTCCGATGGTTGCAGGATCTACGGAAATGTCGAGGATTCGATCATCTTCAGAAGCGTTACCGTATCGAAGAACACTACGATCAAGAACTGCGTTGTAATGCAGGATGTACATATCTCCGAGAACTGTCATCTTGAGAACGTCATTCTTGATAAGAACTCATTTGTCAGACCCGGCGTAAGGCTCGTAGGCCATCACGATTATCCGGTAGTAATAGGAAAGGGTGCAGGTATCTGA
- a CDS encoding 4-alpha-glucanotransferase, translated as MFFHASRSSEYRTPFGARPTGSDVQLYFDTPADVSNVTLCYTYGLYGFSYHEEPMCLIDKKADRKRYQVSIMLPIEPGLLFYWFKFRDTEDRYSFYVAEADTKLGSGKVYSEPPRVGADEDKYPYAWQITVYDKDFVTPERMKGAMIYQIFPDRFSRDRNFDIKALTDSCKREERIYHKDWYEDVDIEGKPSTGYLACDFFGGSLRGITEKLDYLKAIGIDILYLNPIFEARSSHRYDTADYLNVDPILGGNEAFDELQREARSRGITLIIDGVFSHTGADSKYFNKFGRYEGIGAYKSYLTGEESQYRSWYNFFRTEDGEVAYDSWWGFPDLPNVNENSLSYRKFVFGAGGIVDTWTSRGAGGIRLDVSDELPDSFIRQMRTSLKSYTDGEGILVGEVWEDASNKCSYGSYRDFMLGRTHDSVMGYTFRKCVLDFLCGYISAEVFDSRMEGFRERYPMQAYYCIMNLISSHDVPRAYTMFSKPADVEGRELQQKISVPDEMAEECERLMRMAYAIQIGYIGAACVYYGDEILMDGYKDPFNRRTYPWGKLTGRQNEELLAIQELSKLRVENPVLRTGLYETLLAEDDVMAFRRFLDEDRVDAFGKQIDKGSEEVILILNRSHKLKCFHVEGNKVKPIKTSPVPTEEKMIVPYDGRTSFDISLAPDSFVFLVKQ; from the coding sequence ATGTTCTTCCACGCATCCAGGTCTTCGGAATACAGGACGCCGTTCGGTGCCCGTCCTACGGGCAGTGACGTACAGCTCTATTTTGACACACCTGCAGATGTATCTAACGTGACATTATGTTACACATACGGCCTTTATGGTTTCTCATACCATGAAGAGCCGATGTGTCTCATAGATAAGAAAGCAGACAGGAAGAGATATCAGGTGAGCATCATGCTCCCGATAGAGCCGGGTCTGCTTTTTTACTGGTTCAAGTTCAGAGATACCGAAGACAGATATTCTTTCTATGTAGCAGAGGCGGATACTAAGCTGGGAAGCGGCAAGGTCTATTCGGAACCCCCGAGAGTCGGAGCCGATGAGGATAAGTATCCGTATGCATGGCAGATCACGGTATACGATAAGGATTTCGTTACACCCGAGAGAATGAAGGGAGCCATGATCTATCAGATTTTCCCGGACAGATTCTCGCGTGACCGTAATTTTGATATCAAAGCTCTTACCGATTCATGCAAGAGGGAAGAACGCATCTACCATAAGGACTGGTATGAAGATGTCGATATCGAAGGAAAGCCTTCGACAGGTTATCTGGCCTGCGATTTCTTCGGCGGTTCTCTTCGCGGTATAACCGAAAAGCTTGATTACCTTAAGGCTATCGGAATAGATATCCTGTATCTGAATCCTATTTTCGAAGCACGTTCTTCGCATCGTTATGACACCGCAGATTATCTGAACGTAGATCCCATCCTCGGCGGTAATGAGGCCTTCGACGAGCTTCAAAGAGAAGCGAGATCCCGCGGCATAACATTGATCATCGACGGCGTATTCAGTCATACGGGCGCAGACAGCAAGTACTTTAATAAGTTCGGCCGCTACGAAGGGATCGGTGCTTATAAGTCTTATCTCACGGGCGAGGAGAGTCAGTATCGTTCCTGGTATAACTTCTTTAGGACTGAGGACGGCGAAGTTGCCTACGATTCGTGGTGGGGATTCCCCGATCTTCCGAACGTTAATGAGAACAGCCTTTCATATCGAAAGTTCGTATTCGGCGCGGGCGGTATCGTTGATACCTGGACGAGCAGAGGCGCGGGCGGTATAAGACTCGATGTCTCCGATGAACTTCCCGACAGCTTTATAAGACAGATGAGGACTTCACTGAAGTCATATACGGACGGCGAAGGTATCCTCGTAGGAGAAGTATGGGAAGATGCGAGCAACAAGTGTTCATACGGCTCTTATCGTGACTTTATGCTCGGCAGGACCCACGACAGTGTCATGGGTTATACATTCAGAAAATGTGTTCTCGATTTCCTTTGCGGTTATATCTCCGCCGAGGTATTTGACAGCAGGATGGAGGGATTCAGGGAAAGATATCCGATGCAGGCGTATTACTGCATAATGAATCTCATATCTTCTCACGATGTTCCCAGAGCATATACGATGTTCAGTAAGCCTGCTGATGTTGAAGGCAGAGAGCTGCAGCAGAAGATCTCCGTCCCTGACGAGATGGCGGAAGAGTGTGAGAGACTGATGAGGATGGCCTATGCTATCCAGATCGGTTATATCGGTGCGGCGTGTGTCTATTATGGTGACGAGATCCTGATGGACGGCTACAAGGATCCTTTTAACAGAAGGACTTATCCCTGGGGCAAGCTGACCGGCAGGCAAAACGAAGAGCTCCTCGCCATCCAGGAGCTTTCAAAGCTGCGTGTGGAAAATCCCGTCCTTCGTACGGGTCTTTATGAGACTTTGCTTGCTGAAGATGATGTTATGGCTTTCAGGAGGTTCCTTGATGAAGACAGAGTGGATGCTTTCGGAAAGCAGATCGATAAGGGAAGCGAAGAGGTTATCCTGATACTTAACAGAAGCCACAAGCTCAAGTGCTTCCATGTTGAAGGCAATAAGGTAAAGCCAATAAAGACATCTCCGGTGCCTACGGAAGAGAAGATGATCGTTCCTTATGACGGCAGGACATCTTTTGATATCTCTCTGGCACCGGATTCATTTGTTTTCCTGGTAAAGCAATAA
- a CDS encoding starch synthase: protein MKDIKVLFVSSEVSPFVKVGGLADVVGALPVELNKQDIDARVILPLYRKIKIKYQDELQFLGWKMVHMGWRSLYAGLFQLEKNGTIFYFVDNEYYFNFDQVYVEYVFDIERYCFFQRAVLDFMGDFMSFEPNVLHCNDWQTGMMPMLLDAHFKKHGYHNDVQTVFTIHNLKYQGVHSIDVVREMLDLPDEYLRDDFCIKDRAINFMKAGIVYSNSVTTVSPTYAYEIMTDYYGEGLNYTLQRYAYKVSGILNGINDLEYDPSTDDRIPMKYDIKTFKKGKAACKKSLQEQLGLEVNPGAPLCVMISRLVDQKGLDLLLYVLDEMLFDGMQIVILGTGDNYYERALADTAARNPGKMCACIDFDNGLAHTMYAAADIFLMPSLFEPCGLSQLVSMAYGTVPVVRETGGLKDTVIPYNEFTGEGNGFSFANINAHEFLFTTKYACDLYRNHKDTWEKIIKAGMSGDYTWKKSAGEYAGLYSLITGIPLPDAGKAPANVKLDDDESVEKEVKKAISKKPAAKKTAAKKPAAKKTTKKVTSKKPAVRKPEVKAEAAKEEKSTEDKK from the coding sequence ATGAAAGACATTAAGGTTTTATTTGTTTCTTCCGAGGTAAGTCCCTTCGTAAAGGTCGGCGGTCTTGCTGACGTTGTAGGTGCACTTCCCGTAGAGCTCAATAAGCAGGATATCGATGCAAGGGTCATCCTTCCTCTGTACAGGAAGATCAAGATCAAGTATCAGGATGAGCTGCAGTTCCTCGGATGGAAGATGGTACACATGGGTTGGAGATCTCTCTATGCAGGTCTGTTCCAGCTCGAGAAGAACGGAACGATCTTCTACTTCGTTGATAATGAATACTATTTCAACTTCGATCAGGTCTATGTTGAGTACGTATTCGATATCGAGAGATATTGCTTCTTCCAGAGAGCAGTCCTTGATTTCATGGGTGACTTCATGAGCTTTGAGCCGAACGTTCTTCACTGTAACGACTGGCAGACGGGTATGATGCCGATGCTCCTTGATGCTCACTTCAAAAAGCACGGTTACCACAACGACGTTCAGACCGTATTTACGATTCATAACCTTAAGTATCAGGGTGTTCACAGCATCGATGTCGTAAGAGAGATGCTCGACCTTCCCGATGAGTACTTAAGAGACGATTTCTGTATCAAGGATCGTGCGATCAACTTCATGAAGGCCGGTATCGTTTACAGTAATTCCGTAACGACAGTATCGCCCACATATGCATATGAGATCATGACCGATTACTACGGCGAAGGCCTCAACTATACTCTTCAGAGATATGCATACAAGGTATCGGGTATCCTTAACGGAATCAACGATCTTGAGTATGATCCTTCAACTGACGACAGGATCCCGATGAAGTACGACATCAAGACATTTAAGAAGGGTAAGGCCGCTTGTAAGAAATCTCTTCAGGAGCAGCTTGGTCTCGAGGTCAATCCGGGTGCACCATTGTGCGTCATGATCTCACGTCTTGTTGATCAGAAGGGCTTGGATCTCCTGCTCTATGTACTTGACGAGATGCTCTTTGACGGCATGCAGATCGTTATCCTCGGTACGGGTGATAATTACTATGAGAGAGCTCTTGCCGATACGGCAGCAAGAAATCCCGGTAAGATGTGCGCGTGCATAGATTTCGATAACGGACTTGCTCATACGATGTATGCTGCTGCCGACATCTTCCTTATGCCTTCGCTCTTTGAGCCCTGTGGTCTTTCGCAGCTTGTTTCTATGGCATACGGTACGGTTCCCGTCGTAAGAGAGACAGGCGGACTTAAGGATACGGTCATCCCTTATAACGAATTCACCGGTGAAGGTAACGGATTCTCTTTCGCTAATATCAATGCACACGAATTCCTCTTCACGACCAAATATGCATGTGATCTTTACAGGAATCACAAAGATACCTGGGAGAAGATCATCAAGGCAGGTATGAGCGGTGACTATACTTGGAAGAAGAGTGCAGGAGAATATGCAGGTCTTTATTCTCTTATCACGGGCATTCCTCTTCCCGATGCGGGAAAGGCTCCGGCTAACGTGAAGCTCGATGACGATGAGTCTGTAGAAAAGGAAGTCAAGAAGGCTATCTCAAAGAAGCCTGCAGCTAAGAAGACAGCCGCTAAAAAGCCTGCTGCCAAGAAGACGACAAAGAAGGTCACTTCGAAGAAGCCTGCTGTCAGAAAGCCTGAGGTAAAGGCGGAAGCAGCTAAAGAAGAGAAGAGCACGGAGGATAAGAAGTAA
- a CDS encoding 1,4-alpha-glucan branching enzyme, with the protein MDHAYLFNRGEDYMIYNFLGAHPFTDENGDQGYIFRVWAPKASQVSVIGDFNDWEPGAAQMFKLGNSGIWEVKVVGASQWDRYKYRVIGADNRIYDKGDPYARHFETRPNNASILYDPNDYKWGDSAFRKNRPDAVKDPQPINIYELHLGSWRRHPDGNFFTYKELAIDLVDYCRKMNYTHIELMPILEHPLDASWGYQVTGYYAVTSRFGTPADFKYFVDILHQAGIAIILDWVPAHFPKNLEGLVRFDGTPCYEYSDPRIGEHREWGTYVFDYSKNEVISFLISNAIFWLEEFHIDGLRVDAVSSMLYRDYGRQSYIPNKYGGNENLEAIEFFKKLNSIVRSKYPSVMMIAEESTAWPKVSHPVEEGGLGFTHKWNMGWMHDTLDYFATDSYARGWHHDQFCFSMMYAFSENYVLSLSHDEVVHGKYSLIDKMPGDVWRKFASLRTLFMYQMSHPGAKLNFMGAEFGQFIEWRFYEELQWFMLDFESHRLLQEYCSQLNRFYIDHPQLWRDDKTWAGFEWIDASDTVNNVFIYARKSPQASENDIYVALNMVPQPLEEYKIPVYELGTYKIVMNTDDMAYGGSGYPTGLSPEGTFEAVDEPYNGKPYHIKLNLPPLAGIYFTKIADPKKAAPKKAKAKKPAASAASKKPAAKKKAASTTAKKPAAAKKTKDKK; encoded by the coding sequence ATGGATCACGCATATCTGTTTAATCGCGGCGAGGATTATATGATCTATAACTTCCTCGGTGCGCATCCGTTTACCGATGAGAACGGCGACCAAGGTTATATCTTCAGAGTTTGGGCACCTAAAGCTTCTCAGGTAAGCGTTATCGGAGATTTCAATGATTGGGAGCCCGGTGCAGCGCAAATGTTCAAGCTCGGTAATTCCGGCATTTGGGAAGTAAAGGTTGTCGGAGCTTCTCAGTGGGACAGATATAAGTACAGAGTCATAGGTGCCGATAACAGGATCTACGATAAGGGTGATCCATATGCAAGGCATTTCGAGACAAGACCCAATAATGCATCTATCCTTTACGATCCCAATGACTATAAGTGGGGAGATTCGGCATTCAGGAAAAACAGACCCGATGCCGTAAAGGATCCACAGCCGATCAACATATATGAACTGCATCTGGGGTCATGGAGAAGACATCCTGACGGAAACTTCTTCACATACAAGGAACTCGCAATAGATCTTGTCGACTACTGCCGCAAGATGAACTATACACACATCGAACTGATGCCTATCCTTGAGCATCCGCTCGATGCTTCCTGGGGTTATCAGGTAACAGGCTATTACGCAGTTACTTCAAGGTTCGGTACACCTGCCGACTTTAAGTATTTCGTTGATATCCTTCATCAGGCAGGTATCGCGATAATACTCGACTGGGTACCTGCGCATTTCCCTAAGAATCTCGAAGGTCTCGTAAGATTTGACGGTACGCCGTGCTACGAGTATTCCGATCCCAGGATCGGTGAGCACAGGGAGTGGGGCACATATGTATTCGATTATTCGAAGAATGAGGTCATATCGTTTCTTATCTCCAACGCTATCTTCTGGCTCGAGGAATTCCATATCGACGGACTTCGCGTAGATGCCGTAAGCAGCATGCTCTACAGAGATTACGGAAGACAGTCGTATATCCCGAATAAGTACGGCGGTAATGAGAATCTCGAAGCTATCGAATTCTTTAAGAAGCTCAACAGCATCGTAAGGTCGAAGTATCCGAGCGTAATGATGATCGCCGAGGAGTCTACGGCATGGCCCAAGGTTTCTCATCCCGTAGAGGAGGGAGGACTCGGTTTCACTCACAAGTGGAATATGGGCTGGATGCACGATACTCTCGATTATTTTGCAACTGATTCATATGCCAGAGGCTGGCACCATGATCAGTTCTGCTTCTCGATGATGTATGCGTTCTCCGAGAATTACGTATTGAGCCTGTCGCACGATGAGGTCGTTCACGGCAAGTATTCTCTTATCGACAAGATGCCCGGAGACGTGTGGCGCAAGTTCGCATCCTTAAGAACGCTCTTCATGTATCAGATGAGCCATCCGGGTGCAAAGCTCAACTTCATGGGCGCAGAGTTCGGTCAGTTCATAGAGTGGAGATTCTACGAGGAGCTTCAGTGGTTCATGCTCGACTTCGAGTCCCACAGACTTCTTCAGGAGTATTGCTCTCAGCTCAACCGATTCTATATCGATCATCCTCAGCTCTGGAGAGACGATAAGACATGGGCAGGATTTGAATGGATCGATGCTTCGGATACGGTTAACAACGTATTCATCTATGCTCGAAAGAGTCCGCAAGCATCCGAGAACGATATATACGTCGCTCTTAATATGGTTCCCCAGCCGCTCGAGGAATATAAGATCCCCGTATACGAGCTCGGTACCTATAAGATCGTGATGAATACTGATGATATGGCATATGGCGGAAGCGGTTATCCCACCGGACTTTCTCCCGAAGGAACTTTCGAGGCCGTGGATGAACCCTATAACGGAAAGCCTTATCACATAAAGCTCAATCTTCCGCCTCTTGCGGGTATCTACTTCACGAAGATCGCAGATCCGAAGAAGGCAGCACCCAAGAAGGCGAAAGCGAAGAAGCCTGCGGCTTCCGCAGCTTCCAAAAAGCCGGCGGCAAAGAAGAAGGCAGCTTCGACAACTGCGAAGAAGCCCGCGGCGGCTAAGAAGACTAAAGATAAAAAGTGA